One genomic segment of Thermodesulfobacteriota bacterium includes these proteins:
- the rsmB gene encoding 16S rRNA (cytosine(967)-C(5))-methyltransferase RsmB: MRRGEPPPDNPPARGGKAHGRLGICAGAPSGEGRPAIVRDAAISVLARVDRDEAFADIVLDRALREGTFADPRDRGLVTEIVMGTLRRRGTIDYALLPFLSRPLDKTDAYVRNALRAGAYQLFYTRIPERAALNETVEAVKAVRGGGAAGFVNAVLRAIVRAGKTPAVPGPGDPRRAAAELSAPAPLIEALERTMGEGEARAFLSAVLEKPPFSVRANPFRTTAPELLARFASEGMEPSPCRFAPDGIVLGKPPAVHSDDAFRRGAYLVMDEGAQLIAPLLSPAPGERILDACAAPGGKTTHLAALAGGKAAIVAADVSAARIRMLRETAARTAAPGIDTALNDFSRAPLPSSRRVYDKVLVDAPCTGMGVIRRNPDAKWRFRPETVETMSRVQAMILANAWESVRPGGMLLYCTCSPLREEDEDVVRAFLSSRPDAALSGPHVGWPGPADAWTPDGFLRLYPHKHGTDAFFGALVKRAEQGRS; the protein is encoded by the coding sequence GTGCGGCGAGGGGAGCCTCCGCCTGACAACCCTCCAGCCCGAGGGGGGAAAGCCCATGGCCGCCTGGGCATATGCGCAGGGGCGCCGTCTGGCGAAGGGAGACCGGCTATCGTAAGGGATGCGGCGATCTCGGTCCTCGCGCGGGTGGACCGGGACGAGGCGTTCGCCGATATCGTCCTGGATCGTGCGCTGCGCGAAGGGACCTTCGCGGACCCGAGGGACCGCGGGCTGGTGACGGAGATCGTGATGGGCACCCTCCGTCGCCGCGGGACGATCGATTACGCCCTCCTGCCGTTCCTCTCCAGGCCGCTCGACAAGACCGACGCGTACGTGCGCAACGCCCTGCGGGCGGGGGCGTACCAGCTCTTCTACACGCGCATCCCCGAGAGGGCGGCGCTGAACGAGACCGTGGAGGCGGTCAAGGCCGTCCGCGGGGGAGGCGCCGCGGGATTCGTCAACGCCGTGCTGCGGGCGATCGTCCGCGCGGGAAAGACGCCGGCCGTCCCCGGGCCGGGAGATCCCCGCAGGGCGGCGGCGGAGCTGTCCGCCCCCGCCCCCCTCATCGAGGCGCTGGAGCGGACCATGGGGGAAGGCGAGGCGCGGGCATTCCTGTCCGCGGTCCTCGAGAAGCCGCCGTTCTCCGTGCGGGCCAATCCGTTCCGGACGACGGCCCCCGAGCTGCTGGCGCGATTCGCCTCGGAGGGCATGGAGCCCTCCCCGTGCCGTTTCGCCCCCGACGGGATCGTCCTCGGGAAGCCGCCGGCGGTGCATTCCGACGACGCCTTCCGCCGGGGCGCCTACCTGGTGATGGACGAGGGGGCGCAGCTCATTGCGCCGCTCCTTTCCCCGGCCCCCGGCGAGCGGATCCTGGACGCGTGCGCGGCCCCCGGCGGGAAGACGACCCACCTCGCCGCCTTGGCGGGCGGAAAGGCGGCGATCGTCGCGGCGGACGTTTCCGCGGCCCGCATCCGCATGCTTCGGGAAACGGCGGCCCGTACGGCGGCCCCGGGAATCGACACCGCGCTGAACGATTTCTCCCGTGCCCCGCTCCCCTCCTCCCGCCGGGTGTACGACAAGGTGCTGGTGGACGCCCCCTGCACGGGGATGGGAGTGATCCGCAGGAACCCGGACGCCAAGTGGCGGTTCCGACCGGAAACCGTCGAGACGATGTCCCGCGTCCAGGCGATGATCCTGGCGAACGCCTGGGAGTCGGTCCGCCCCGGGGGGATGCTCCTGTACTGCACCTGTTCCCCCCTGCGCGAAGAGGACGAGGACGTGGTCCGCGCCTTTCTTTCATCGCGCCCCGATGCGGCGCTATCGGGCCCCCATGTCGGGTGGCCGGGCCCCGCGGATGCCTGGACGCCGGACGGATTTCTCCGCCTTTATCCTCATAAGCATGGAACGGACGCGTTTTTCGGGGCGCTGGTGAAAAGAGCAGAACAGGGACGTTCCTGA
- the fmt gene encoding methionyl-tRNA formyltransferase — protein MGTPAFAVPSLAALAARENVTLVLCNPDRPAGRGRIVAPPPVKEEAARLGVPVFQPEKARHPEAVARIAAESPDLIVVVAYGHILPKSILDLPRTICVNVHASLLPKYRGAAPINWAVARGETETGITIMRMDEGMDTGPILHVRKMPIGDVDTAESMYGKLSVLGAEALVEALGRMREGTLAETPQDNALATYAPMLKKEHGRIDWSRSAREIRDLVRGMTPWPSAAAAHGGTAVKVLPPVLAQDDPPGAGIPGEVIAVGRDGISVACGEGSLRLTTLQPEGGKPMAAWAYAQGRRLAKGDRLS, from the coding sequence ATGGGGACGCCGGCGTTCGCCGTGCCGTCCCTCGCCGCGCTGGCCGCGCGCGAGAACGTCACGCTGGTTTTATGCAACCCGGACCGGCCCGCGGGGAGGGGACGGATCGTGGCCCCCCCTCCCGTCAAGGAAGAGGCCGCAAGGCTCGGGGTCCCCGTATTCCAGCCGGAGAAGGCGCGTCATCCAGAGGCCGTCGCGCGGATCGCCGCCGAGTCGCCCGACCTGATCGTGGTCGTCGCGTACGGCCATATCCTCCCGAAATCGATCCTCGACCTGCCGCGGACGATCTGCGTCAACGTCCATGCGTCGCTTTTGCCGAAGTACCGCGGGGCCGCCCCGATCAACTGGGCGGTCGCGCGCGGCGAGACGGAGACGGGGATCACCATCATGAGGATGGACGAAGGGATGGACACGGGGCCGATCCTCCATGTCCGGAAGATGCCGATCGGCGACGTGGACACCGCCGAATCGATGTACGGGAAGCTGTCCGTCCTCGGGGCGGAGGCGCTGGTCGAGGCGCTGGGGCGCATGCGGGAAGGAACGCTTGCGGAGACTCCGCAGGACAATGCGCTGGCGACGTACGCGCCGATGCTGAAGAAGGAACATGGGAGGATCGACTGGTCCCGCTCCGCCCGGGAGATCCGGGACCTCGTCCGGGGGATGACGCCATGGCCTTCGGCCGCCGCGGCGCATGGCGGGACGGCGGTCAAGGTCCTCCCCCCGGTTCTCGCGCAGGACGATCCTCCGGGAGCGGGAATTCCCGGGGAAGTGATCGCCGTCGGCCGCGATGGGATCTCCGTGGCGTGCGGCGAGGGGAGCCTCCGCCTGACAACCCTCCAGCCCGAGGGGGGAAAGCCCATGGCCGCCTGGGCATATGCGCAGGGGCGCCGTCTGGCGAAGGGAGACCGGCTATCGTAA
- the def gene encoding peptide deformylase — protein sequence MVRDILVYPDPFLARKAAPVTKIDERVRDLIKDLFETMYGSDGIGLAATQVGVGKRVIVVDVSPADEAAAPLAIVNPEIVGQDGPIVSCMEGCLSVPGVQGEVPRPETVIVRGLSGEGEPLHIQASGILGRAIQHEIDHLDGILFIDRIPAPIPAATASVK from the coding sequence ATGGTTAGGGATATCCTCGTCTACCCCGATCCGTTCCTGGCACGGAAAGCGGCTCCGGTAACGAAAATAGACGAACGGGTGCGGGATCTCATCAAAGACCTGTTCGAGACGATGTACGGGTCCGACGGCATCGGGCTGGCGGCGACCCAGGTGGGGGTCGGGAAGCGGGTCATCGTTGTGGATGTCTCCCCGGCGGACGAGGCCGCCGCCCCGCTCGCGATCGTAAACCCCGAGATCGTCGGGCAGGACGGCCCGATCGTATCGTGCATGGAGGGCTGCCTGAGCGTGCCCGGCGTCCAGGGGGAGGTCCCCAGGCCGGAGACCGTGATCGTCCGGGGGCTGAGCGGGGAAGGGGAGCCGCTGCATATCCAGGCGAGCGGGATCCTCGGTCGCGCCATCCAGCACGAGATCGACCACCTGGACGGCATCCTCTTCATCGACCGGATTCCCGCCCCGATTCCCGCCGCGACGGCTTCCGTGAAGTGA
- a CDS encoding GGDEF domain-containing protein, whose protein sequence is MPETFLVARPLWPVLKSLATTMASRGWDVQTSGSWEALLDVRAAGSGLAAAFLGEFGDIAGEEGILRRFRRSEGAGGVPVFLVGGSNALRWERRLRAAGVDQLFSAELPVPEILERSKPFRALGGLYRTVLEANRELLDLSLTDGLTGLPNRRNFTQSLDRCVEMARRTGGPLSCVVADIDGVRDVNEAHGYSAGDNVIRQFGDILDGSKRRYDIVARLGGDEFVWLLPGADADQAVRAARRVRRKVGEKAFGPTSGSFRVTATWGVASFSPASDRTGRSLMEDADRALYWGKETGKNMVRCYPPWKVAADG, encoded by the coding sequence TTGCCGGAAACCTTTCTGGTCGCCCGTCCCCTCTGGCCGGTGCTCAAATCGCTGGCGACGACGATGGCCTCCCGCGGATGGGACGTGCAGACCTCCGGCTCCTGGGAGGCGCTTCTCGACGTTCGCGCGGCCGGGAGCGGCCTCGCCGCCGCCTTCCTGGGCGAGTTCGGCGACATCGCCGGCGAAGAGGGGATCCTGCGGCGTTTCCGCCGGAGCGAAGGGGCCGGCGGGGTGCCCGTCTTCCTGGTCGGCGGGAGCAACGCCCTGCGCTGGGAGCGCAGGCTTCGCGCGGCGGGGGTCGACCAGCTCTTCAGCGCGGAGCTTCCCGTCCCGGAGATCCTCGAGCGGTCGAAGCCGTTTCGCGCTCTGGGCGGGCTGTACCGGACCGTCCTGGAGGCGAACCGGGAGCTTCTGGATCTCTCCCTGACGGACGGCCTGACGGGGCTTCCCAATCGAAGGAATTTCACGCAGTCCCTCGATCGATGCGTCGAAATGGCCCGCCGGACCGGGGGCCCGCTGTCCTGCGTCGTGGCAGACATCGACGGCGTCCGGGACGTCAACGAGGCGCACGGATATTCCGCCGGGGACAACGTGATCCGGCAATTCGGAGATATACTGGACGGGTCGAAAAGACGCTACGACATTGTGGCCCGATTGGGCGGCGACGAGTTCGTATGGCTTCTGCCGGGGGCCGACGCCGACCAGGCGGTGCGGGCGGCCCGGAGGGTGCGCCGGAAGGTGGGCGAGAAGGCTTTCGGCCCGACTTCCGGGTCGTTTCGCGTGACCGCCACGTGGGGGGTGGCGTCTTTCTCCCCGGCTTCCGACCGGACCGGCCGGTCGCTCATGGAGGACGCGGACCGCGCCCTGTACTGGGGGAAGGAGACCGGGAAAAACATGGTGCGGTGTTATCCGCCGTGGAAGGTGGCTGCCGATGGTTAG
- a CDS encoding GAF domain-containing protein, producing MSVLSVLYEALRREPKSPEGSRDVSFAATLTSALYEISEALSNPDRDVQHSFDLITSASASILRVERCVLLLNEPGEELPVIRSIAGVPRGKQFDKYRHEMFRRVLEPVLATGEGVIISEGRPGLDRSLLRLMRKLDVKGFLAAPVKGADANIGLMVAATPLDRRNLEDEDLKLLSVMANFASVALANAALVARLDKKARKLAAIFDISKALNEESDPAVLFQLIIDRAIGLWGASSGSVIRVDPISGMLFIEAEQGLGQSVKSALRLRIGEGITGWVAKEGVPLLVPDVREDPRYVEANPKVMCEMAVPVKWGSEVLGVINLDHHRVNGFLEEDLELLIAFGHVAGVALRNANVLRDWTRPVE from the coding sequence ATGAGCGTCCTGTCGGTCCTTTACGAGGCCCTTCGCCGCGAGCCGAAATCCCCCGAGGGGTCGCGGGACGTGTCGTTCGCGGCCACGCTGACGTCCGCCCTGTACGAGATCTCCGAGGCGCTGAGCAATCCCGACCGCGACGTCCAGCACAGCTTCGATCTCATCACCTCCGCCTCGGCGTCGATCCTGCGCGTGGAGCGCTGCGTCCTGCTCCTGAACGAGCCGGGCGAAGAGCTTCCCGTGATCCGGTCGATCGCGGGGGTCCCGCGGGGGAAGCAGTTCGACAAGTACCGGCACGAGATGTTCCGGAGGGTCCTGGAGCCGGTCCTCGCGACGGGGGAGGGGGTCATCATCTCGGAAGGGCGGCCCGGGCTGGACCGCAGCCTGCTCCGGCTGATGCGCAAACTCGATGTGAAGGGATTCCTCGCGGCCCCGGTGAAGGGCGCGGACGCCAACATCGGGCTGATGGTCGCGGCGACCCCCCTCGATCGGAGGAACCTTGAGGACGAGGACCTGAAGCTGCTCAGCGTGATGGCGAATTTCGCGTCGGTCGCGCTGGCGAACGCGGCGCTTGTCGCCCGGCTCGACAAGAAGGCCCGCAAGCTTGCGGCCATCTTCGACATCAGCAAGGCGCTCAACGAGGAATCCGATCCCGCCGTCCTGTTCCAGCTCATCATCGACCGCGCCATCGGGCTTTGGGGGGCGTCCTCCGGCTCGGTCATCCGGGTGGATCCCATCTCCGGGATGCTCTTCATCGAAGCGGAGCAGGGGCTGGGCCAGTCCGTGAAGAGCGCCCTTCGGCTTCGGATCGGCGAGGGGATCACGGGGTGGGTGGCGAAGGAGGGGGTCCCGCTCCTGGTGCCCGACGTCCGGGAGGATCCGCGGTACGTGGAGGCGAACCCGAAGGTCATGTGCGAGATGGCCGTGCCGGTCAAATGGGGATCCGAGGTGCTGGGGGTGATCAACCTCGACCATCACCGGGTGAACGGTTTCCTCGAAGAGGATCTCGAGCTGCTGATCGCGTTCGGGCACGTCGCCGGGGTGGCGCTGCGAAACGCGAACGTCCTGCGCGACTGGACGAGGCCTGTCGAATAA
- a CDS encoding response regulator: MKKVLVVDDEESIRELYRAELADEGYDVGLAADGREAVRLLEAFGPDLVTLDIMMPGVDGIETLRRIREKNPTIPVVLVSAFSEFKQDFNTWASEAYIVKSHDTTELKETVRRLLGGG, encoded by the coding sequence ATGAAGAAAGTCCTTGTCGTCGACGACGAAGAGAGCATCCGCGAGCTGTACCGGGCGGAGCTGGCCGACGAAGGATACGACGTCGGCCTCGCCGCGGACGGCCGGGAGGCGGTCCGCCTTCTGGAGGCCTTCGGGCCGGACCTGGTGACACTCGACATCATGATGCCCGGCGTCGACGGCATCGAGACGCTGCGGAGGATCCGGGAGAAGAACCCGACGATTCCCGTGGTCCTCGTGTCCGCGTTCAGCGAGTTCAAGCAGGATTTCAACACGTGGGCATCCGAGGCGTACATCGTGAAATCCCACGACACCACGGAGCTCAAGGAAACGGTTCGCCGGCTGCTGGGGGGCGGATGA
- a CDS encoding UbiX family flavin prenyltransferase — protein MLLGITGASGAAYGLRCAGLLLAGGIELHVLVTRMGWDILQEETGAGKVPGTTAGRKRWLAGRIGDSRPFRLHAEDDFRIPFASGSNPPDAMIVAPCSMGTVGRIASGVSSSVLTRCADVALKERRPLVLVIRETPLSVLHLENMLSLARAGADILPACPAFYHRPASVGDMVDFVASRALSRIGIDAGVLPRWGEDAVKGGAQ, from the coding sequence GTGCTTCTCGGGATAACGGGCGCGAGCGGCGCCGCCTACGGCCTCCGGTGCGCCGGTCTCCTGCTGGCCGGGGGGATCGAGCTCCATGTGCTGGTCACCCGCATGGGCTGGGACATCCTGCAGGAGGAGACGGGGGCCGGAAAGGTCCCCGGGACGACCGCCGGAAGGAAGCGGTGGCTCGCGGGCCGGATCGGGGATTCCCGGCCGTTCCGGCTTCACGCCGAAGACGATTTCCGGATCCCTTTCGCCTCCGGCTCCAATCCGCCCGACGCGATGATCGTGGCGCCCTGCTCCATGGGGACCGTCGGCAGGATCGCATCGGGCGTTTCCTCGTCGGTCCTGACGCGGTGCGCCGATGTCGCCCTCAAGGAGCGCAGGCCGCTGGTCCTGGTGATCCGGGAAACCCCGCTCTCCGTCCTGCATCTTGAAAACATGCTGTCGCTCGCGCGCGCGGGGGCGGACATCCTTCCCGCCTGCCCGGCGTTCTACCACCGGCCGGCATCGGTGGGCGACATGGTGGATTTCGTCGCATCCAGGGCGCTTTCCCGCATCGGAATCGATGCGGGCGTTCTCCCCCGCTGGGGGGAGGATGCGGTGAAAGGAGGGGCGCAATGA
- a CDS encoding UbiA-like polyprenyltransferase, which translates to MEGIRFLSVFRRIAVYLEMIKVAHTVFALPFALVGMFLAARETGAPHFLPPARTVLFILLAMVGARSAAMGFNRIADADIDARNPRTRERAIPAGKVSRPTAGALVLASALLLVFSAGMLNALCLKLSPVLLLLLFAYSYTKRFTWASHLVLGACLGAAPLAAWIAVTGRIDARILSICFAVLFWVAGFDVLYALQDIEFDRSAGLHSIPRRLGVRSSLRVARAFHLIMAALLLLGYHLFGLGAWYLAGLALCIGVLAYEHSIVREDDLSRLNVAFFNLNGFVSIAYCLFTYLDLAARGGP; encoded by the coding sequence ATGGAAGGAATACGGTTTCTGAGCGTGTTCCGCCGGATCGCGGTCTACCTGGAAATGATCAAGGTGGCGCACACGGTCTTCGCGCTGCCGTTCGCCCTCGTCGGGATGTTCCTCGCCGCCCGGGAGACGGGCGCGCCGCACTTCCTCCCCCCCGCCCGGACCGTCCTTTTCATCCTCCTTGCGATGGTCGGCGCCCGCAGCGCGGCGATGGGATTCAACCGGATCGCGGACGCGGACATCGACGCAAGGAACCCGCGGACCCGGGAGCGCGCGATCCCCGCGGGGAAGGTGAGCCGGCCGACGGCGGGGGCGCTGGTCCTGGCGTCCGCGCTGCTGCTCGTGTTCTCAGCGGGGATGCTGAACGCCCTTTGCCTCAAGCTTTCGCCCGTCCTGCTGCTCCTGCTGTTCGCCTACTCGTATACGAAGCGGTTCACGTGGGCCTCGCACCTGGTCCTCGGCGCGTGCCTGGGGGCGGCGCCGCTGGCGGCATGGATCGCGGTGACGGGGCGGATCGACGCCCGGATCCTCTCCATCTGCTTCGCGGTGCTGTTCTGGGTCGCCGGCTTCGACGTCCTCTACGCGCTGCAGGACATCGAGTTCGACCGGAGCGCCGGGCTCCACTCCATCCCGCGGCGCCTGGGGGTGAGGAGCTCCCTCCGGGTCGCGCGGGCGTTCCATTTGATCATGGCGGCGCTGCTGCTGCTGGGGTATCATTTGTTTGGGCTCGGCGCATGGTACCTCGCCGGCCTTGCCCTGTGCATCGGCGTTCTCGCGTACGAACACTCGATCGTCCGGGAGGACGATCTCTCCCGGCTGAACGTGGCTTTTTTCAATCTCAACGGGTTCGTGAGCATCGCGTATTGCCTGTTCACCTACCTCGATCTTGCGGCGCGGGGCGGTCCATGA
- a CDS encoding menaquinone biosynthesis decarboxylase: MAFRDLSSFLAALEARGDLKRIHAPVSAELEAAEIADRAVKTGGPALLFTNVKESPSVPLAMNLFGTMERMCFALGVERLDDIAGRVREVIEPEIPSNFLEKLKMLPKLARLADFVPKTVSSAPCQEVVERERPSLSFLPVVKTWPGDGGPFITLPLVFTKHPETGRRNVGMYRMHVYDETTTGMHWHVHKGGAQHFRGFRRKRERMPVAVALGGDPATIYSASAPLPEDVDEMMFAGFLRKEPVELVRCVTSDIEVPAHAEVILEGYVDPDELRTEGPFGDHTGYYSLADAYPVFHLTCVTRRKNPVYPATIVGKPPMEDVFMGKATERIFLPLLRKIVPEVVDMNLPPEGIFHNFAFFSIDKRYPGHARKVMSAVWGLGLLMFSKFVVVFDADVNIQNLSEVLWRIGNNVDPRRDTMIVEGPVDALEHASPVPHYGSKMGIDATRKWASEGFAREWPEDIAMPGEITELVTMRWKEYGF, translated from the coding sequence ATGGCGTTCCGCGACCTGTCCTCGTTTCTCGCCGCCCTCGAGGCGCGCGGCGACCTCAAGAGGATTCATGCCCCGGTGTCCGCGGAGCTCGAAGCGGCGGAAATCGCCGACCGGGCGGTGAAAACGGGCGGTCCCGCCCTGCTGTTCACGAACGTGAAGGAGAGTCCGTCCGTCCCCCTTGCGATGAATCTCTTCGGCACGATGGAGCGGATGTGCTTCGCGCTGGGAGTCGAGCGTCTCGACGACATCGCCGGGCGGGTGCGGGAGGTCATCGAGCCGGAGATCCCCTCCAACTTCCTCGAGAAGCTCAAGATGCTCCCCAAGCTGGCCCGGCTGGCCGACTTCGTCCCGAAGACGGTCTCTTCCGCCCCCTGCCAGGAGGTCGTGGAGCGGGAACGCCCGTCGCTGTCGTTCCTCCCGGTCGTGAAGACCTGGCCCGGCGACGGCGGCCCCTTCATCACGCTGCCGCTGGTGTTCACGAAGCACCCCGAAACGGGGCGGCGCAACGTCGGCATGTACCGGATGCACGTCTATGACGAGACGACGACCGGGATGCACTGGCACGTCCACAAGGGCGGCGCGCAGCATTTCCGCGGCTTCCGCCGGAAGCGGGAGAGGATGCCCGTCGCGGTGGCGCTGGGGGGGGACCCTGCGACGATCTACTCGGCCTCCGCGCCGCTGCCCGAGGACGTCGACGAGATGATGTTCGCGGGATTCCTCCGGAAGGAGCCGGTCGAGCTGGTGCGGTGCGTCACCTCCGACATCGAGGTCCCCGCCCATGCGGAGGTTATCCTCGAAGGTTACGTGGATCCGGACGAGCTGCGGACCGAGGGGCCGTTCGGCGACCACACCGGGTACTACTCCCTGGCGGACGCGTATCCGGTTTTCCACCTGACCTGCGTGACCCGGAGGAAGAACCCGGTCTATCCGGCCACCATCGTCGGCAAGCCGCCGATGGAAGACGTCTTCATGGGGAAGGCGACGGAGCGGATCTTCCTGCCGCTGCTCCGCAAGATCGTCCCCGAGGTGGTGGACATGAATCTCCCGCCCGAGGGAATCTTCCACAACTTCGCCTTCTTCTCCATCGACAAGCGCTACCCCGGGCACGCCCGGAAGGTGATGAGCGCCGTCTGGGGGCTGGGGCTTCTCATGTTCTCGAAGTTCGTGGTCGTGTTCGACGCGGACGTGAACATCCAGAACCTGTCCGAGGTCCTGTGGCGGATCGGGAACAACGTCGATCCCCGGCGCGACACGATGATCGTGGAAGGTCCTGTCGACGCCCTCGAGCACGCCTCGCCCGTGCCGCACTACGGTTCGAAGATGGGGATCGACGCCACGCGGAAATGGGCGTCCGAAGGGTTCGCGCGGGAATGGCCCGAGGACATCGCCATGCCCGGGGAGATTACGGAGCTCGTCACGATGCGATGGAAGGAATACGGTTTCTGA
- a CDS encoding peptidoglycan DD-metalloendopeptidase family protein produces MGNRRFRFAALAAVFLVFGVPALLWNAAGPGAPEADGTPGGECSDGVRTITGVVKAGETMAAIFDRYGLDPRDLFEMRQASASVHRFRSISAGRPYRIETDAANGVLSLTYQIDDAMYLRVSRTGSAFEAVKVDIEYETRSGLLEGAIETNLVSSLGGDPGGILLALELSDIFSWDIDFTTDLRKGDSFRLVVEERWLDGEFRGYGNILAAEFVNGGEVYKAYRYEAGGEAGYFDEEGKSLRKAFLKAPLSYRRISSGYTGSRMHPILKIRRPHFGVDYAASAGTPVQALGDGRVRFAGYKGANGNLIVLEHRGGYSTYYGHLSRFGKGIRRGSRVGQGDVIGYVGSTGRSTGPHLDFRIRKDGKYVNPLTVRLPRGRSVPESSMAAYELFRRGMDERLAATPGSAPPGLAATGASFLR; encoded by the coding sequence ATGGGGAACCGAAGGTTCCGCTTCGCCGCGCTGGCGGCGGTTTTTCTGGTCTTCGGCGTGCCCGCGCTGCTCTGGAACGCCGCGGGACCCGGCGCGCCGGAAGCGGACGGTACGCCCGGGGGGGAATGCTCCGACGGCGTCCGGACGATCACCGGCGTCGTGAAGGCGGGGGAGACGATGGCCGCGATTTTCGACCGGTACGGCCTCGATCCCCGGGACCTGTTCGAGATGCGGCAGGCCTCCGCGTCGGTCCACCGGTTCCGGTCGATCAGCGCCGGCCGGCCGTACCGGATCGAGACGGACGCCGCGAACGGCGTTCTGTCCCTGACCTATCAGATCGACGACGCGATGTATCTCCGGGTAAGCCGTACCGGATCCGCCTTCGAGGCGGTGAAGGTGGACATCGAATACGAGACGCGGTCCGGCCTTCTCGAGGGGGCCATCGAAACCAACCTGGTATCTTCGCTGGGCGGGGATCCCGGGGGGATACTGCTGGCCCTCGAACTGTCCGACATATTTTCCTGGGACATCGATTTCACGACGGACCTTCGGAAGGGGGACTCATTCCGGCTGGTCGTCGAGGAGCGGTGGCTCGACGGGGAATTCCGGGGGTACGGGAACATCCTGGCCGCCGAATTCGTCAACGGCGGAGAGGTCTACAAGGCGTACCGGTACGAGGCGGGCGGGGAGGCGGGATATTTCGACGAGGAAGGGAAGTCTCTCCGAAAGGCTTTCCTGAAGGCGCCCCTCAGCTATCGGCGGATCAGCTCGGGGTACACCGGCAGCCGGATGCATCCCATTCTCAAGATCCGCCGTCCTCATTTCGGCGTGGACTACGCCGCCTCCGCCGGGACGCCGGTCCAGGCGCTGGGCGACGGCCGCGTGCGCTTCGCCGGGTACAAGGGAGCCAACGGCAACCTCATCGTCCTGGAGCATCGCGGAGGGTACTCCACGTACTACGGGCATCTTTCCCGGTTCGGGAAGGGGATCCGCAGGGGAAGCCGGGTGGGGCAGGGAGATGTCATCGGGTACGTCGGCTCCACCGGGCGCTCCACCGGTCCTCACCTCGATTTCCGGATCCGCAAGGACGGAAAGTACGTGAACCCGCTCACGGTCCGGCTACCTCGCGGCCGATCGGTCCCGGAAAGCAGCATGGCCGCCTATGAACTGTTTCGCCGGGGGATGGACGAGCGGCTCGCCGCGACCCCGGGATCCGCTCCTCCCGGTCTCGCTGCAACCGGCGCGTCGTTTCTCCGCTGA